From the genome of Desulfovibrio sp. JY:
CCCGTACCCCGAGCGGCGTGGCGGCCTGGCGCATGGCCTCGCCCACGGCGGCGACGACGGTGAAACCGGCCTCCCACTCCCGGGGAAAGCTCAGGCGCGCGAGTCCCAACCGGGTAAATGGAGGATAACACAGGCGCTTGCGCCGGGAAAGCTCCAGCTCGAAAAAACCTTCAAAATCGCCGCGAACCACGAACTGGAAAAAGGGGTCGTCGGGCATGCGCGTCTGGATGAGCACGCGTCCCGGCCGGTCTCCCCGGCCCGCCCGGCCGGCCAACTGGGTCAGCAGTTGGAAGGTCCGCTCCGAAGCGCGGTAATCGGGCAGGTTGCGCCCGAGATCGGCATCGGCCGCGATGACCAGGGTCACGTCCGGAAAATGGTGGCCCTTGGAAAGCATCTGCGTGCCGACCAGCACCTGGGCCCGACCCGAGGCGAAATCGGCCAGAATGGCCTCGGCCCGCTCGGGCCGCCGGGCGATGTCCTTGTCGAGCCGGGCCACCTCGGTTCCGGCCGGCAGGACGCCGGCCAGCTGTTCCTCGAGCATCTCCGCGCCGACGCCCATGGGCAGAAAGCTGGCCCCGCCGCAAACAGGGCACGGCGCGGGATGGGGCCGGCTGTGGCCGCAATAGTGGCACACCAGCCGTTCCCGATCCTTGTGGTAGGTGAGCGACAAATCGCAGTGGGGACAGCGCACCGGGGCCTCGCAGTCGAGGCAGAATAAAAGCGGCGCATAGCCCCGGCGATTGAGGAGAATCATGGCCTGGTCGCCATCGGCCACGGTTTCGGCCAGGGCGGCGGCGGCGCTGTCGGTCAAAACGCCCACCCGGTCGCCGGTTTCGCGCTGCCCGGCCACGGACGTGAGCTTCGACGCCCCGCGCATGTCCACCAGCTCGATGGCCGGCATGCCGCCGCCGCCGATACGGGAGGGCAGGCGCACCATGGGCACATGGCCCTCCCGGGCGGCGTGGAAAGTCTTGACGTCCGGCGTGGCCGAGCCAAGCACCAAGAGCGCCCCGGCCCGGCCGGCCCGGAAAAAGGCCACTTCCTTGGCCTGGTACGGCAGCCGGTCCTCCTGCTTGAACGCGCCGTCATGTTCCTCGTCGAGGACGATCAGCCCGATGTCCCGCAGCGGCAGAAAAAGCGCCGAGCGCGTGCCGACGACAAGCAGGGGCGCATCGTCGCCGCCGCAACGGCGAAAGGCGTGCTCGCGGGCGGCCGGCGGCTGGTAGCCATGGTAGAGCAGGGGCGGACAGCCCGGAAAGGCTCCGGCCGCGGCACGGTGCAGCCGGGCGGCCAAGGCCACTTCCGGAGCGAGCAGCAGCACCCGCCGTCCCCGGGCCAGCGCCTTGGCGGCAAGCTCCATGTACAGGCGCGTCTTGCCGCTGCCGGTTACGCCGAACACCAGCCGCGCCGCCCCGTCCGGGGCATCAAAGACCGGGGCCAAATTTTCGAGGGCGGCCGCCTGGGCGGCGGTCAGCGGCGGCATGGCGGCCAGGGACGTCTCCCTGCCCCCGGCCTCGGTCGGCCCGACCATGCAATCCGCAGCGGCGGCCCCATCGTCGAGGCGCACCAATTCCAGGCCCACCAGCCGGCGCAGGACGGTGAGGGTGTCCGGGCCGATCTTTTTCTTGAGGTCGGAAAGCGGCATGGGGCCGGCATCGCAAAGCGCGTCGAGGACCGCGATCTGCCTGGCCGCGCCGGGACGCACCGGCCAGGGCGGATCGGCGGCAAGCGCGCACAGCGGATCGGCCGCTTCCTCGGCCAGCCGGCAGCCCATGGCCCCCCTCCGCCAGGCCGCGACCAGTCCGGCCCGGGCCGCCGGGGCAAGCCGGGCAAGAGCCTTGGCCGCCATGCGCCGGGGCAGGCCGGATTCGGTCACCTCGAAGACCACCTGGGCCGTACGCATGCCGCGCGGCAAGAGCGTGCCCAGAATGCGGCCGGGCTCGGCCATGTGCCGGCTGGCCAGGTTTTTCACCAGCTCCAGATAGTCGGCGTCGCAGGCGGGACGGCGTTCCAGGGGCCACAGCACCGGCCGCAGGCGCACGCCCTCGGGCGGCGTGACCCCGACCTCCCAGACCACGCCGGCCCGCAGCATGCCGGCCACCGGCGCAAGCAGGCACAGCCCCACGGGGAAATCCTCCGGGGCGAAGCCGTCCGGCACGGTATAGGTCAGGATGGCATACGGCGGGGCCGTCAGGGCGACGGCCAAGGTGGCGGCAGTCATGGGACACACGGAAAACGCCCGGGAGGCACGCCTCCCGGGCGATACGGACAAGAAAATTCGGACCCGGCGGCCCGTTCGAACGGACTAATCCGCAAAAGGCAAAAGCTCGCGCAGGCGCGGCACCAGGGATTCACGCAGCGCCTCGTCATGCAGGGCAAAATAAATATTGGCCGTCAAATAATCCACCCAGTCGCCGGCGTCGAAACGCTGGCCCTGGATCTTGACCGCCAGCAGGCGGTTGTTGCCGGCAAGGCCTTTGAGGCCGTCGGTGAGCTGGATTTCGCCGCCATGGCCCGGGGTCACCTTCTCCAGATGGTAGAAGATGTCCGGGAACAGCACGTAGCGGCCGACAATGGCGAGCCTGGACGGCGCTTCGTTGACCTTGGGCTTTTCCACCAGATTGCGCACCCGGAACATGCCCGGGGCGAATTCCTCGCCGTCGATGATGCCGTAGCGGGAAACCATGTTCGCCGGCACTTCCATGACGCCGATGACGGGCATGTGCTCGGCCTGGGCCACGGTCAAGAGCTGCTTGATGCCGGGCTCCATGCTGAACATCAGGTCATCGCCGACCATGACGCAGAAGGGATCGTTCTTGCAGACCTCGCGGGCGCACAAAACGGCGTGGCCCAGTCCCAGCTGCTTCTTCTGGCGCACGGAGATGATGTTGGCCATCTCCGCCACCTCGCGCACCATCTTGAGCATATCGGTCTTGCCCGTGCGCGCAAGCAGGTCCTCGAGGGCCAGATTATAGTCGAAGTGGTCCTCGATAATGGTCTTGTTCCGGTTGGTGACGAAAACGACATCCTGCAGTCCCGAAGCCTGGGCTTCCTCGACGACGTACTGCACGATGGGTTTGTTATAAACGGGCAGCATCTCCTTGGGGATGTTCTTCGTGGCCGGCAAGGACCGCGTACCCCATCCGGCAACGGGAATGACCACCTTCTTGATTTCCATGCTCTTCTCCTTGAAAGCGCGCACTGCCCGGTATGATTGCGGCTGTGGCGGACCGCGCCCGTGCGTCCAGCCGGCCGATTTTGACCTATCCCGCGACGCCGGTCCGCCCTGCCGGACGGTACCACGCATCACCAACCGACGTTAATGGCTTTGCACGAACAAGTCCAGCCCCAAAAGGCATTTCCGACGCCCCCGTCGCTCAGCGCAAGGCCGTGGCCAAGACTTCGGCCAACTCCTGGCTCAAACGCGAGACCAGTTCCGGATCCTCGGCTTCGACCATGACCCGGGCCAGGGATTCGGTGCCGGAATAGCGCAACAGCACCCGGCCCCGCCCGGCCAGCTGGCGCTCGGCATCGGCCGTGGCCTGCTCGATGGTCGGCACATCGCAGAAAGGGATCTTGCGCGCCACGGGCACGTTCACCAGTTCCTGGGGAAAGGGGGACAAAAGCGTGGCCAGCTCGGAGAGTGGCCTGCCCCGCTGCACCATGATCCGCATCAGCTGGAGCGCGGCCAGGGTGCCGTCGCCGGTGGTGCTGTGGTTGAGGAAAATCAGGTGGCCGGACTGTTCGCCGCCAAGCACCGCGCCCTGTTCCCGCATGGCCTCGACCACATAGCGGTCGCCGACCGGGGTGCGCAACAACCGCCCGCCATGGGACTGCATGAACAACTCGAGCGCCATGTTGCTCATGACCGTGGCCACCAGCAGATTGCCGGAAAGCTTGCCCCGCGCCATGAAGTCCAGGGCGCAGATGGCCATGATCTGGTCGCCGTCGAGGATGCGGCCCTTTTCGTCGGACACGATGACCCGGTCGGCGTCGCCGTCGAGCGCGATGCCGATGTCGGCCCCGTGCGCAACCACGGCCCGGGCCACGCCTTCCGGATGCAGCGAACCCACGCCCCGGTTGATGTTGGTGCCGTCGGGCTCGACGCCGATTTTCACCACGTCGGCCCCGAGCTCCTCGAACACCTCGGGCGCCACCCGGTAGGCCGCGCCGTTGGCGCAGTCGAGCACGATCTTCATTTTGTCGAAGGAGACGTCGAGGGGCACGGTATTTTTGAGAAACACGTTGTAGCGGCCGATGCTGTCATGGATCTTGGAGGCGCGGCCCACCGCTTCCGGGACCGGCAGTTCCCATTGCTGGCCGCAGCCCTCGACCAATCCCGCGATCTTGTCCTCCACGGCGTCGGGGAGCTTGAACCCCATATGGTCGAAAAATTTGATGCCGTTGTCGGTGTAGGGATTGTGGGAGGCCGAGATGACCACGCCGACGTCCACGCGCATGTCGCGCGTCAGAAAGGAGATGGCGGGCGTGGGCAGCGGGCCGACCAGGATCACATCCATGCCGGCGGCGCAAAAACCCGAGGCCAGGGCGTATTCGTAGACGTAGCCGGAAAGGCGGGTGTCCTTGCCGATAAGGACCTTGTGGCGCCGGCCGCCGTTGCGCAGCACCTGCCCCACGGCCAGCCCCAGCCGCATGACGACGTCCGGGGTCATGGGGTAGGCGTTGACCCTGCCGCGCAGTCCGTCCGTTCCGAAGAGCTTCTTTTCCATGCATTCTCCCAGGCCGGATGCCTCCGACCTTTATTTCACGGTCAGCGTCACCTTTTCGGGCTTGGCTTCGATCAGTTCACACCCCTGAGGCATCTTGACCCGGTACGAGGCAACATATTTACCCGGTTCGATTCCCGGCTTCAACTCCAGCGAAGCCTCGACCAGGCCGGCAAAGGCCTTGTCGGACAAAAGCGCCGCCGGCCCCTTGATGCGCAGCGTCACCGCGGCCGGACTGGCCGTGATCTCGCGCCCCTTGGGCGGCACGAGGGTCAGCGGCGCCCGCAACGTCACCTCCGACTCCCTGCCGACGAAGCCCATGGACACGTCCACGGCCACGGGCGACGCGTCCACGTCATCGGGGACGTCCAGGGCCACCCGCTCCTCGAACCGACCCGGCGGCGGGCTCGGCACGGTCACCGGCTGGGTGCGCACCTGGGTCATGCCGTCGAGCTTCGAGGACGGGCCGGTCAGGCGCACGCTGTCCGGCGTCACCCTGACCCCGGTCATGGAGTAGCCCTCGGGCACGGGCGAACGCAGCACCACTTTGACCGGCACCTTTTTGACCGTCCGCTTTTCCACCTCGAGCTCCAGGCGCGACGGCCTGATCTCCACCACCTCGTAGACCTTGGGCAGCGGGATGTTCTTGGCGTCGAAGACGATGAGATTCTTGCCGGGGGCGATCCTGCCGAGGTTCAGGTTGTAGACGAGCTGGCTGTCCTCGATGCGGCGGGCCACGCCCCGCGGGCCGCGCACCAACACGTCCACCGAGCCGACCATGCCGCTTTTGATGTAAAGCCCCTCGGGCGCGCCGGTCATCTCCACCCGCATGGCCATCCAGGTATCGACCTTCTCCCGGCCGGTGACGAGGTACCAGCAGAAAACGGCCATGGCGAAGGCCAAAAGCAGGTATTGCCAGTTCGGTTTCATACGCGTTTGGTAAAAAGATTCCACAACATGTTTTTGAGCGTGCGTTCATCCACCGGGGAAATGAGCCTGCCGCCCTCGGCCACGGACACCACCCCGCGCTCCTCGGACACGACCACGGCCAGGGAGTCGGTCTCCTCGGTGATGCCAAGGGCCGCCCGGTGCCGCGTGCCGAGCGAGGCGTCAAGCGGCACGCCGGCAATGAGCGGCAGGATGCAGCCGGCGGCGGCGATGGTCTCGCCCTGGACGATGACCGCACCGTCGTGCAGGGGCGTATCCGGGAAAAAGATGGTGCCGAGCAGTTCCCGGCTCATGCGGGCGTAGACCTCCACCCCGCGCTCGATCCAGTCGCCAAGGGGCACCCGGCGCTCGAAGACGATCAGCGCCCCGGTCTTGGTGCGGGCCATCTGGAAAACGGCCAGGACGCAGGCGTCGAGGGCCGCCTCGGTCATGGCCTCGCGCCGTCGGGGACGGAAAAAGCCCCAGGCCCCGACGCTCGAGAGCGCCTTGCGGATGTCGGCCTGAAACAAAATGATGATGACCAGGAAGATCGAGCCCAGGAAGTTGGTGAGGAGCCAATGCAGGGTGTTGAGCCCGAACTCCCCGGACAGGTAATAGAGAATGCAGATGAGCAGGAAACCGTGGAGCACGGACACGGCCCTGGTGCCGTGAATGAGGATGAGCCCACGGTAGAAGATGTAGGTGACGAGCCCGATATCCAGGACCTCGGTCCAGGACAGGTGCAGATTTTCGAGAAAGGCGAGGGACATGGCCACAGTCCGCGGCTGGAGGGTGATTGCCGGGGGAGGTCGCGTCAGGCGGCCATGGCGGCGGCCAGACGCAGGGCCTGGGCGACCCCGGCCACATCATGAACGCGATGGATACGCGCGCCACGGGCGGCGCACAGGGCGGAAGCCACGGCCGTGGCCGGCCCGCGGTTCTCCACCGGCAGGCCGAGAAACGCCCCGAAGAAGGCCTTGTTGGACAGGCCCATATAGATCGGACGCCCCAGAACGGCGAAGCGGTCCAGACCGCGCAGGAGGGCCAGGTTGTGCTCCAGGCGCTTGCCAAAGCCGATGCCCGGATCGAGGACGACATGGTCCTCGGGCAGGCCGGCCCGCACGAGCCGGGAAAGATGCGCCTCGAAAAAGGCCAGGATATCCTCGACCACGTCGTCGTAGCGCGGATCGTCCTGCATGCTTCGGGGCCGGCCCTGGCAGTGCATGAGCACATAGCCGGGCTTACCTACGACCAGCACGTCCGTGAGTTCCGGGTCAAAGGCGCAGGCCGAGATGTCGTTGACGATGACCGCCCCGGCCTCGATGGCGGCGGCGGCGCAGCCGGCCTTGAAGGTGTCCACGGACACCAGCGCGCCGGGAAGCTCGCGCAGAATTCCGGAAACCACGGGCACCACCCGGCGGATTTCCTCTTCCAGTGGCACCTGGGCAGCGCCTGGCCGGGTGGATTCCCCGCCGACGTCGAGGATGTCCGCGCCCTCGGCGGCCAGGGCCAGGCCGTGGGCCACGGCGGCGGCCGCAGTCTCGTGGCGGCCGCCGTCGGAAAAGGAGTCCGGGGTAACGTTTATGATGCCGGCGATGCGGTTGGCCGCGCAGTCGAGGACAAGCCCCCGACCCAGCCGCCAAAGCGTGTTAGCGTTCGTTTCCATGGCCTTCGTCGCCCGGCTTTTTTTCCGGATGCGCGGATTCGTCGGGCTCCAGGGTGAATTCCTCGCCGCCGGCGTGGGGTGCGGCGATGGTCGCCTCGGGCGCGGCAGCCTCAGGAGCGGTTGCCTGGGGAGCCGCCGGATCCGCCTGGGCGGGCGCGTCCTGCGCCGAAGCGGCGGCGGCCTGCGTCCCAGTGGCGCTGTCTGGCGCGGCTTCCTGCCCGGGAGAGGCGTTGCCCCCGGCCGCCGGGCCCGCCGTCCCGGCCGGGGTCTCGGGCGGGGGGAGGGTCTCGCCCCGCATGAGGCGGTCGATGTCATCGCCGGTGATGGTCTCGCGCTCGAGCAGGGCCTTGGCCACGGCCTCAAGGGAGTCGCGCTCGCTCTCCAGGATGGCGCGGGCCCGGCGGTAGGCCGATTCCACGATCTTGCGCACCTCGGCGTCGATCTGGCGCGAGGTCTCTTCGCTGAAGTTCTTGTGGTGCACGAGGTCCTTGCCGAGGAAGATCTCGTTGTCGTGCTCGCCGTAGGAAAGCGGCCCGAGCACTTCGCTCATGCCCCAGGAGCAGACCATCTTGCGGGCCATGGCGGTGGCCCGTTCGATATCGTTGCCGGC
Proteins encoded in this window:
- the priA gene encoding primosomal protein N', yielding MTAATLAVALTAPPYAILTYTVPDGFAPEDFPVGLCLLAPVAGMLRAGVVWEVGVTPPEGVRLRPVLWPLERRPACDADYLELVKNLASRHMAEPGRILGTLLPRGMRTAQVVFEVTESGLPRRMAAKALARLAPAARAGLVAAWRRGAMGCRLAEEAADPLCALAADPPWPVRPGAARQIAVLDALCDAGPMPLSDLKKKIGPDTLTVLRRLVGLELVRLDDGAAAADCMVGPTEAGGRETSLAAMPPLTAAQAAALENLAPVFDAPDGAARLVFGVTGSGKTRLYMELAAKALARGRRVLLLAPEVALAARLHRAAAGAFPGCPPLLYHGYQPPAAREHAFRRCGGDDAPLLVVGTRSALFLPLRDIGLIVLDEEHDGAFKQEDRLPYQAKEVAFFRAGRAGALLVLGSATPDVKTFHAAREGHVPMVRLPSRIGGGGMPAIELVDMRGASKLTSVAGQRETGDRVGVLTDSAAAALAETVADGDQAMILLNRRGYAPLLFCLDCEAPVRCPHCDLSLTYHKDRERLVCHYCGHSRPHPAPCPVCGGASFLPMGVGAEMLEEQLAGVLPAGTEVARLDKDIARRPERAEAILADFASGRAQVLVGTQMLSKGHHFPDVTLVIAADADLGRNLPDYRASERTFQLLTQLAGRAGRGDRPGRVLIQTRMPDDPFFQFVVRGDFEGFFELELSRRKRLCYPPFTRLGLARLSFPREWEAGFTVVAAVGEAMRQAATPLGVRVLGPAPAPLALVAGRRRFHCLFKSPDWPCVRRVFAAGRKALAGAVKMRFTLDLDPVDML
- the galU gene encoding UTP--glucose-1-phosphate uridylyltransferase GalU, translating into MEIKKVVIPVAGWGTRSLPATKNIPKEMLPVYNKPIVQYVVEEAQASGLQDVVFVTNRNKTIIEDHFDYNLALEDLLARTGKTDMLKMVREVAEMANIISVRQKKQLGLGHAVLCAREVCKNDPFCVMVGDDLMFSMEPGIKQLLTVAQAEHMPVIGVMEVPANMVSRYGIIDGEEFAPGMFRVRNLVEKPKVNEAPSRLAIVGRYVLFPDIFYHLEKVTPGHGGEIQLTDGLKGLAGNNRLLAVKIQGQRFDAGDWVDYLTANIYFALHDEALRESLVPRLRELLPFAD
- the glmM gene encoding phosphoglucosamine mutase, coding for MEKKLFGTDGLRGRVNAYPMTPDVVMRLGLAVGQVLRNGGRRHKVLIGKDTRLSGYVYEYALASGFCAAGMDVILVGPLPTPAISFLTRDMRVDVGVVISASHNPYTDNGIKFFDHMGFKLPDAVEDKIAGLVEGCGQQWELPVPEAVGRASKIHDSIGRYNVFLKNTVPLDVSFDKMKIVLDCANGAAYRVAPEVFEELGADVVKIGVEPDGTNINRGVGSLHPEGVARAVVAHGADIGIALDGDADRVIVSDEKGRILDGDQIMAICALDFMARGKLSGNLLVATVMSNMALELFMQSHGGRLLRTPVGDRYVVEAMREQGAVLGGEQSGHLIFLNHSTTGDGTLAALQLMRIMVQRGRPLSELATLLSPFPQELVNVPVARKIPFCDVPTIEQATADAERQLAGRGRVLLRYSGTESLARVMVEAEDPELVSRLSQELAEVLATALR
- the cdaA gene encoding diadenylate cyclase CdaA, giving the protein MSLAFLENLHLSWTEVLDIGLVTYIFYRGLILIHGTRAVSVLHGFLLICILYYLSGEFGLNTLHWLLTNFLGSIFLVIIILFQADIRKALSSVGAWGFFRPRRREAMTEAALDACVLAVFQMARTKTGALIVFERRVPLGDWIERGVEVYARMSRELLGTIFFPDTPLHDGAVIVQGETIAAAGCILPLIAGVPLDASLGTRHRAALGITEETDSLAVVVSEERGVVSVAEGGRLISPVDERTLKNMLWNLFTKRV
- the folP gene encoding dihydropteroate synthase, producing the protein METNANTLWRLGRGLVLDCAANRIAGIINVTPDSFSDGGRHETAAAAVAHGLALAAEGADILDVGGESTRPGAAQVPLEEEIRRVVPVVSGILRELPGALVSVDTFKAGCAAAAIEAGAVIVNDISACAFDPELTDVLVVGKPGYVLMHCQGRPRSMQDDPRYDDVVEDILAFFEAHLSRLVRAGLPEDHVVLDPGIGFGKRLEHNLALLRGLDRFAVLGRPIYMGLSNKAFFGAFLGLPVENRGPATAVASALCAARGARIHRVHDVAGVAQALRLAAAMAA